One genomic window of Nicotiana sylvestris chromosome 10, ASM39365v2, whole genome shotgun sequence includes the following:
- the LOC138879981 gene encoding secreted RxLR effector protein 161-like, translating to MERTPKEHEDEAIGLVKELNEAGPEEGTGDGTCEPGSSVDQKLYRGMVGSLLYLTASRPDVVFSIELCARFQANPKESHLTIVKRILRYLKGTTDICLWYPKCSNFNLVGYADADYTGFLMDRKSTSGMWKCLSQEGEEVKIKVKKKRRVTV from the exons atggaaaggactcccaag gaacatgaagatgaagctattgggttGGTAAAAGAGTTAAATGAAGCTGGACCAGAAGAAGGAACAGGCGATGGAACAT gcgaacctggttcatctgttgatcagaagctGTATAGGGGTATggttggttcacttttgtatcttactgctagcagacctgacgTTGTTTTCAGTATAGAGCTTTGTGCTCGATTTCAAGCAAATCCAAAGGAATCCCACTTGACTATtgtcaagagaatattgagatacttaAAAGGCACTACTGATATTTGTCTTTGGTATCCAAAATGTAGTAACtttaacctagtgggatatgctgatgctgactatACAGGTTTTCTtatggataggaagagcacctcag GAATGTGGAAATGCCTGAGTCAAGAAGGAGAGGAGGTAAAAATtaaagtgaaaaagaaaagaagagtgaCGGTATGA